The Haladaptatus sp. ZSTT2 genome includes a region encoding these proteins:
- a CDS encoding twin-arginine translocation signal domain-containing protein: protein MTKERLEIGEPVHLSQLSRRHFLKFLGASGAGVIGLQQAITEVYGKEPEGTPIVHTYDTKGNPNRVRIIPEERYRRIMALKNFPDQFLQREGINGVGIKPLSNDATDLAIEVFVEEDHEDEISQIRQAAKAKVTNIPIEMTTEQTKTGDDCSSRNNQYTYMQGGIKVNGDSSTSAGGTLTLACYNSDGDEVLVGSGHVMDGASEMYQPAGSSRTVGSFHQWSPKDTGEDVASYILESGISAFSRSIISVPNATGTWDFFGLADEIYNNGPVGCTVSGAGSCTANNEAVGTRRGGLRVYHQVNMGSRNATGGDSGGPWMDNNGNLVAVHSGWVDPWLGSIYDVGSAGHQALSAVDAQLYP, encoded by the coding sequence ATGACGAAGGAACGTCTGGAGATTGGAGAACCGGTCCATTTGAGCCAACTGTCACGTCGACACTTCCTCAAATTCCTAGGGGCAAGCGGAGCAGGTGTAATTGGACTGCAGCAAGCAATTACTGAAGTCTATGGAAAAGAACCAGAAGGAACGCCCATCGTTCACACGTACGACACGAAGGGGAACCCCAATCGAGTTCGGATAATCCCCGAAGAACGTTATCGAAGGATTATGGCACTGAAAAACTTCCCAGACCAGTTCCTACAGCGAGAAGGAATTAACGGCGTCGGAATCAAGCCGCTTTCTAACGACGCCACTGACCTCGCGATTGAAGTGTTCGTCGAGGAAGATCACGAGGATGAGATTTCACAAATTCGTCAAGCCGCGAAAGCGAAGGTTACGAACATCCCCATCGAAATGACTACTGAGCAAACTAAGACCGGAGATGACTGTTCCAGCCGGAACAATCAATATACCTACATGCAGGGTGGAATCAAGGTTAACGGAGACAGTTCGACATCGGCTGGAGGGACACTCACTCTTGCCTGTTACAATTCAGATGGGGATGAAGTATTAGTAGGGTCCGGTCACGTGATGGATGGCGCATCCGAGATGTACCAACCTGCGGGTAGCAGTAGAACTGTCGGGAGTTTCCATCAATGGAGTCCCAAAGACACCGGAGAAGACGTCGCTTCATACATCTTGGAAAGTGGCATTAGCGCATTCTCACGAAGCATCATCTCTGTTCCCAACGCCACGGGAACGTGGGACTTCTTCGGATTGGCTGATGAGATCTACAATAATGGTCCCGTCGGATGTACCGTTTCTGGCGCTGGGAGCTGTACTGCTAACAACGAAGCAGTCGGAACCCGGCGAGGTGGCCTCAGAGTATATCATCAGGTGAACATGGGTAGCCGAAACGCTACTGGTGGAGACTCAGGTGGCCCGTGGATGGATAACAATGGAAATCTAGTCGCCGTACACAGTGGATGGGTTGATCCGTGGTTAGGTAGTATATACGATGTGGGTTCAGCGGGCCACCAGGCCCTTAGCGCCGTAGATGCACAACTCTACCCATAG
- a CDS encoding DUF7389 domain-containing protein: MSDHTQRSRTNVESTENNAQQTPTEYVERSDVGVSLTVKLTRGTGTRDQDKITAKVKAKTLEEAREDMETLRRYIHDLAEDARQIQPGEDDE, translated from the coding sequence ATGTCAGACCACACCCAGCGGTCCCGTACGAACGTAGAATCGACCGAGAACAATGCGCAACAGACTCCTACTGAATACGTCGAGCGAAGCGATGTCGGGGTCTCCCTCACCGTGAAGCTGACTCGCGGTACTGGGACTCGCGATCAGGACAAGATCACTGCCAAAGTGAAAGCGAAAACGCTCGAAGAGGCTCGCGAGGACATGGAGACGCTTCGGAGGTACATCCACGACCTCGCCGAAGACGCCCGCCAAATCCAACCGGGGGAAGACGACGAGTAG
- a CDS encoding DUF6166 domain-containing protein produces MTPEAYVGERRRGQLIVTRVPEGTRLTPERSLELANHSPSGFESGYCGSGPAQLALALLLDYTDDEDVALAEYMAFKDEVVSRLECGGPKQRWGLTGHEIDAALRETVDEPVAPSVN; encoded by the coding sequence ATGACACCGGAGGCCTACGTCGGCGAACGACGCCGAGGACAGCTGATTGTCACGCGAGTGCCTGAAGGAACACGGCTGACACCAGAGAGAAGCCTTGAACTCGCCAATCACAGTCCGAGTGGGTTCGAGTCAGGATACTGTGGCAGTGGCCCAGCGCAACTCGCGCTCGCCCTCCTGCTCGATTACACCGACGACGAGGACGTCGCACTGGCGGAGTACATGGCGTTCAAGGACGAAGTAGTGAGCCGATTGGAGTGTGGTGGTCCCAAACAGCGCTGGGGACTCACAGGACACGAGATAGATGCGGCGCTTCGCGAGACAGTCGACGAGCCAGTCGCACCGTCCGTCAACTAA
- a CDS encoding HNH endonuclease yields MTNTETPWRDESLLYELYWQQHLSTNEIADELGCEQATIWSWMERFDIPRRSSYEAATNRRLHPAVFTDRGYVICASNYRGSTKSVGIHRLVMVAEHGFDAVAGKDVHHGNGIRFDNRPENLELLTRGEHAQRHGFGTDIRPSKRNEGIFNENAMNGGGSNDTGGLRRRTTPRTADCHASA; encoded by the coding sequence ATGACGAACACGGAAACACCGTGGAGAGATGAATCGCTCCTTTACGAACTCTACTGGCAACAGCATCTGAGTACGAATGAGATCGCCGACGAGTTGGGGTGTGAGCAAGCGACCATCTGGAGTTGGATGGAACGCTTCGACATTCCCCGTCGCAGTTCGTACGAGGCAGCCACGAATAGACGTCTTCACCCAGCTGTTTTCACCGACCGCGGATACGTGATCTGCGCGTCGAACTACCGTGGATCGACCAAATCAGTCGGCATCCACCGGCTGGTTATGGTTGCCGAGCACGGATTCGACGCCGTCGCCGGGAAAGACGTCCACCACGGAAACGGGATTCGGTTTGACAACCGTCCGGAAAATCTCGAACTCCTCACACGGGGCGAGCACGCCCAGCGACACGGCTTTGGGACGGATATTCGCCCCTCAAAAAGGAATGAGGGGATCTTCAACGAGAACGCGATGAACGGGGGCGGTTCAAATGACACCGGAGGCCTACGTCGGCGAACGACGCCGAGGACAGCTGATTGTCACGCGAGTGCCTGA
- a CDS encoding DUF7567 family protein: protein MSLDVINRHSEALFEFLWCPVCGHEVFSHIPFEGVFCQDCNTQVELQESQEARGYEEAVLACFDTDTTWNLHVDEKLRRNLPDGSARVKIFGAPGAYEIDWWSPKPDEDWEPVERGEFDNIEEPAEVSHLA from the coding sequence ATGAGTCTGGACGTCATCAACCGTCACAGCGAAGCACTGTTCGAGTTCCTCTGGTGTCCCGTCTGCGGGCACGAGGTGTTCAGCCACATCCCCTTCGAGGGCGTGTTCTGCCAGGACTGCAACACTCAGGTGGAACTCCAAGAGTCGCAAGAGGCTCGTGGCTACGAGGAAGCTGTCCTCGCCTGCTTCGATACCGACACGACCTGGAATCTCCACGTCGACGAGAAACTGCGCCGCAACCTGCCTGATGGGTCGGCGCGGGTGAAGATCTTCGGCGCACCGGGTGCCTACGAGATCGACTGGTGGAGTCCAAAACCGGACGAGGACTGGGAGCCGGTCGAGCGCGGTGAGTTCGACAACATCGAAGAACCTGCTGAGGTGTCTCACTTGGCGTGA
- a CDS encoding DUF7568 family protein yields MPRITNWTRESRTPSFAYRNTETEARAVLHRAPGSYRYTWRAAILVDGYPVWSRGFETKQATVFRDALRDRPLPELSCPECPNGDVLVGEKASDGAKVQRWFDCPDCGYEARSKIVYGAER; encoded by the coding sequence ATGCCCCGAATCACCAACTGGACACGGGAAAGTCGAACGCCGTCGTTCGCGTATCGAAACACCGAGACTGAAGCCCGAGCCGTTCTCCATCGTGCACCCGGATCGTACCGGTACACGTGGCGGGCAGCAATCCTTGTCGACGGCTACCCGGTCTGGTCACGTGGCTTCGAAACCAAGCAGGCGACAGTCTTTCGGGACGCTCTTCGAGACAGACCACTCCCCGAGTTGAGCTGCCCTGAGTGCCCGAACGGCGACGTTCTCGTCGGTGAGAAGGCATCTGACGGGGCGAAGGTCCAGCGTTGGTTCGACTGTCCCGATTGTGGCTACGAAGCTCGCTCGAAGATCGTCTACGGCGCGGAACGATGA
- a CDS encoding VOC family protein — translation MHVNGVHHLVLLVDDVPGGESYYKELFDLELLFREAALDGEPGTVPDDLSWDEALREGVTPYMSFLGRDEFYLAVAGASDQQGTGRLDHIALAVDEEAFDAITERANTLGCNVEENAPHHRIFLDRYDVEWELNAKPRPPGQAFDELDL, via the coding sequence ATGCACGTCAACGGTGTCCATCACCTCGTTCTGCTTGTTGACGACGTTCCAGGCGGTGAATCGTACTACAAAGAACTGTTCGATCTTGAGCTACTATTCCGCGAGGCAGCGCTCGATGGTGAACCTGGAACCGTTCCAGACGACCTCTCTTGGGACGAAGCTCTTAGAGAGGGAGTCACACCGTATATGTCGTTCCTTGGGCGCGATGAGTTTTATCTCGCGGTCGCCGGTGCATCAGATCAACAGGGAACTGGCCGACTCGACCACATCGCGCTGGCCGTTGATGAGGAAGCATTTGACGCGATTACTGAACGTGCCAACACCCTTGGGTGCAACGTAGAGGAGAACGCTCCTCACCACCGGATCTTTCTTGACAGGTACGACGTGGAGTGGGAACTGAACGCAAAACCCCGACCACCTGGACAGGCATTCGACGAATTGGACCTATAG